The Pseudomonas triclosanedens genome has a window encoding:
- the gcvT gene encoding glycine cleavage system aminomethyltransferase GcvT, which yields MGQRTPLYDLHVALGAKIVDFGGWDMPLHYGSQVEEHHQVRRDCGVFDVSHMTVVDVTGPQAREYLQRLLANDVDRLQTPGKALYSGMLNERGGVVDDLIVYLGIYGYRVVVNASTRDKDMAWMQAHTEGFDVTLTERADLAMLAVQGPNAREKTAELVTPSRAALIRELKPFQGKADGDWFIARTGYTGEDGLEIMLPASEAPGFLNDLVGAGIAPAGLGARDTLRLEAGMNLYGQDMDEDVTPLAANMGWTIAWEPAERDFIGRKALEAQKAAGDAPKLVGLVLEERGVLRAHQVVRVAGVGEGEITSGSFSPTLGKSIALARVPAATGDRAEVEIRGKWYPVRVVQPNFVRHGKALI from the coding sequence ATGGGACAGCGCACGCCGCTCTATGATTTGCACGTCGCCCTCGGCGCCAAGATCGTCGATTTCGGCGGTTGGGACATGCCGCTGCACTACGGCTCGCAAGTCGAAGAGCACCACCAGGTTCGCCGTGATTGCGGCGTGTTCGACGTTTCCCACATGACCGTGGTGGATGTCACCGGCCCGCAGGCGAGGGAATACCTGCAGCGGCTCCTGGCCAACGATGTCGACAGACTGCAAACCCCGGGCAAGGCGCTGTACAGCGGAATGCTCAACGAGCGTGGCGGGGTGGTCGACGATCTCATCGTCTACCTCGGCATATACGGCTACCGCGTGGTGGTCAACGCCTCCACCCGCGACAAGGACATGGCCTGGATGCAGGCCCACACCGAAGGCTTCGACGTCACCCTGACCGAGCGCGCGGACCTCGCGATGCTGGCCGTCCAGGGCCCGAACGCCCGCGAGAAGACCGCCGAACTGGTTACGCCGTCGCGCGCCGCGCTTATCCGCGAACTCAAGCCCTTCCAGGGCAAGGCCGACGGTGACTGGTTCATCGCCCGCACCGGCTACACAGGTGAGGACGGCCTCGAAATCATGCTGCCGGCCAGCGAAGCGCCGGGCTTCCTCAACGACCTGGTCGGCGCCGGCATCGCCCCCGCCGGCCTTGGCGCGCGCGATACCCTGCGCCTGGAAGCCGGGATGAATCTCTATGGCCAGGACATGGACGAAGATGTCACCCCGCTGGCCGCCAACATGGGCTGGACCATCGCCTGGGAGCCCGCCGAGCGCGACTTCATCGGCCGTAAGGCCCTGGAAGCGCAGAAAGCGGCCGGCGATGCGCCCAAACTGGTTGGCCTGGTGCTGGAGGAGCGCGGTGTACTGCGTGCCCACCAGGTGGTTCGCGTCGCCGGTGTCGGCGAGGGCGAGATCACCAGCGGCAGCTTCTCCCCGACTCTCGGCAAATCCATCGCCCTGGCCCGCGTGCCAGCCGCCACCGGCGACCGCGCCGAAGTGGAGATTCGCGGCAAGTGGTACCCGGTACGCGTCGTTCAGCCGAATTTCGTGCGTCATGGCAAAGCCCTGATCTAA
- the gcvH gene encoding glycine cleavage system protein GcvH translates to MSNIPADLRYAASHEWARLEADGSVTVGISDHAQEALGDVVFVELPEVGKTLAAGQEAGVVESVKAASDIYAPVGGEVIAVNDVLADTPEEVNNDPYGSWFFKLKPSNPAELDKLLDAAGYRASCDADA, encoded by the coding sequence ATGAGCAATATTCCCGCCGACCTGCGTTATGCCGCCAGCCACGAGTGGGCGCGCCTGGAAGCCGACGGTAGCGTAACCGTGGGCATTTCCGACCATGCCCAGGAGGCACTGGGCGACGTGGTTTTCGTTGAGCTGCCGGAAGTGGGCAAGACCCTGGCAGCAGGCCAGGAAGCTGGTGTCGTCGAGTCGGTGAAGGCCGCCTCGGACATCTACGCCCCGGTGGGCGGTGAAGTCATCGCCGTCAACGACGTGCTGGCCGACACTCCCGAAGAAGTGAACAACGATCCGTACGGCTCCTGGTTCTTCAAGCTCAAGCCGAGCAACCCGGCCGAGCTGGACAAGCTGCTCGACGCCGCCGGCTACCGCGCTTCCTGCGACGCCGACGCGTAA